A single Amia ocellicauda isolate fAmiCal2 chromosome 9, fAmiCal2.hap1, whole genome shotgun sequence DNA region contains:
- the phyhd1 gene encoding phytanoyl-CoA dioxygenase domain-containing protein 1 isoform X1, translated as MDFVTDEQVHKYREDGYLVLDGFLSPEECDALRERMADIVEGMDVPQHCRLEFSTDHDEQIKSQGSADYFLTSGDKIRFFFEKGVFDDKGDFILKKERSLNKIGHALHAYEPLYKNITHSPNVQNVAKKLGLKQPVVLQSMFIFKQPEIGGEVMPHQDATFLHTEPLGRVMGFWIALEDATLDNGCLWFIPGSHQNGITRRMVRTPKGTDFIGRDNTYEDNQFLPAPVKKGGLVLIHGEVVHRSGQNTSQRSRHVYTFHVMEAEDTRWNPENWLQPTPELPFPSLYT; from the exons ATGGATTTCGTCACAGACGAGCAGGTTCACAAG TACAGAGAGGACGGCTACCTGGTGCTGGACGGCTTCCTGAGCCCAGAGGAGTGCGATGCTCTGCGGGAGAGGATGGCGGACATCGTGGAGGGGATGGATGTGCCTCAACACTGCAGGTTGGAGTTCTCCACTGACCACGATGAACAGATCAAGTCCCAG GGGAGTGCAGACTATTTCTTAACCAGTGGAGACAAAATCCGATTCTTCTTTGAGAAAGGAGTTTTTGATGATAAAG gagactttattttgaaaaaggaACGCTCTCTGAACAAAATTGGACACG CACTACATGCTTATGAACCTCTTTATAAAAACATCACACATTCTCCTAATGTCCAG AATGTGGCCAAGAAGCTGGGTCTCAAGCAACCAGTCGTTTTGCAAAGCATGTTCATTTTTAAG caacCTGAGATTGGTGGTGAAG TGATGCCCCATCAGGATGCCACCTTCCTGCACACGGAGCCCCTGGGCAGAGTGATGGGTTTCTGGATTGCTCTTGAAGATGCCACCCTGGACAATGGCTGCCTGTGGTTCATCCCAGGGTCTCACCAGA ATGGGATTACAAGAAGAATGGTTCGCACACCCAAAGGGACAGATTTCATCGGTAGAGATAATACCTATGAAGATAACCAGTTTCTCCCGGCTCCGGTTAAGAAAG GTGGCCTTGTGCTGATCCACGGGGAAGTGGTGCATCGAAGTGGACAGAACACATCCCAACGGTCCCGCCACGTCTACACCTTTCATGTCATGGAGGCTGAGGACACACGCTGGAACCCAGAGAACTG GTTACAGCCCACCCCCGAGCTGCCCTTCCCATCGCTCTATACTTAA
- the phyhd1 gene encoding phytanoyl-CoA dioxygenase domain-containing protein 1 isoform X3, with protein sequence MDFVTDEQVHKYREDGYLVLDGFLSPEECDALRERMADIVEGMDVPQHCRLEFSTDHDEQIKSQGSADYFLTSGDKIRFFFEKGVFDDKGDFILKKERSLNKIGHALHAYEPLYKNITHSPNVQNVAKKLGLKQPVVLQSMFIFKQPEIGGEVMPHQDATFLHTEPLGRVMGFWIALEDATLDNGCLWFIPGSHQSGLVLIHGEVVHRSGQNTSQRSRHVYTFHVMEAEDTRWNPENWLQPTPELPFPSLYT encoded by the exons ATGGATTTCGTCACAGACGAGCAGGTTCACAAG TACAGAGAGGACGGCTACCTGGTGCTGGACGGCTTCCTGAGCCCAGAGGAGTGCGATGCTCTGCGGGAGAGGATGGCGGACATCGTGGAGGGGATGGATGTGCCTCAACACTGCAGGTTGGAGTTCTCCACTGACCACGATGAACAGATCAAGTCCCAG GGGAGTGCAGACTATTTCTTAACCAGTGGAGACAAAATCCGATTCTTCTTTGAGAAAGGAGTTTTTGATGATAAAG gagactttattttgaaaaaggaACGCTCTCTGAACAAAATTGGACACG CACTACATGCTTATGAACCTCTTTATAAAAACATCACACATTCTCCTAATGTCCAG AATGTGGCCAAGAAGCTGGGTCTCAAGCAACCAGTCGTTTTGCAAAGCATGTTCATTTTTAAG caacCTGAGATTGGTGGTGAAG TGATGCCCCATCAGGATGCCACCTTCCTGCACACGGAGCCCCTGGGCAGAGTGATGGGTTTCTGGATTGCTCTTGAAGATGCCACCCTGGACAATGGCTGCCTGTGGTTCATCCCAGGGTCTCACCAGA GTGGCCTTGTGCTGATCCACGGGGAAGTGGTGCATCGAAGTGGACAGAACACATCCCAACGGTCCCGCCACGTCTACACCTTTCATGTCATGGAGGCTGAGGACACACGCTGGAACCCAGAGAACTG GTTACAGCCCACCCCCGAGCTGCCCTTCCCATCGCTCTATACTTAA
- the phyhd1 gene encoding phytanoyl-CoA dioxygenase domain-containing protein 1 isoform X2, which translates to MDFVTDEQVHKYREDGYLVLDGFLSPEECDALRERMADIVEGMDVPQHCRLEFSTDHDEQIKSQGSADYFLTSGDKIRFFFEKGVFDDKGDFILKKERSLNKIGHALHAYEPLYKNITHSPNVQQPEIGGEVMPHQDATFLHTEPLGRVMGFWIALEDATLDNGCLWFIPGSHQNGITRRMVRTPKGTDFIGRDNTYEDNQFLPAPVKKGGLVLIHGEVVHRSGQNTSQRSRHVYTFHVMEAEDTRWNPENWLQPTPELPFPSLYT; encoded by the exons ATGGATTTCGTCACAGACGAGCAGGTTCACAAG TACAGAGAGGACGGCTACCTGGTGCTGGACGGCTTCCTGAGCCCAGAGGAGTGCGATGCTCTGCGGGAGAGGATGGCGGACATCGTGGAGGGGATGGATGTGCCTCAACACTGCAGGTTGGAGTTCTCCACTGACCACGATGAACAGATCAAGTCCCAG GGGAGTGCAGACTATTTCTTAACCAGTGGAGACAAAATCCGATTCTTCTTTGAGAAAGGAGTTTTTGATGATAAAG gagactttattttgaaaaaggaACGCTCTCTGAACAAAATTGGACACG CACTACATGCTTATGAACCTCTTTATAAAAACATCACACATTCTCCTAATGTCCAG caacCTGAGATTGGTGGTGAAG TGATGCCCCATCAGGATGCCACCTTCCTGCACACGGAGCCCCTGGGCAGAGTGATGGGTTTCTGGATTGCTCTTGAAGATGCCACCCTGGACAATGGCTGCCTGTGGTTCATCCCAGGGTCTCACCAGA ATGGGATTACAAGAAGAATGGTTCGCACACCCAAAGGGACAGATTTCATCGGTAGAGATAATACCTATGAAGATAACCAGTTTCTCCCGGCTCCGGTTAAGAAAG GTGGCCTTGTGCTGATCCACGGGGAAGTGGTGCATCGAAGTGGACAGAACACATCCCAACGGTCCCGCCACGTCTACACCTTTCATGTCATGGAGGCTGAGGACACACGCTGGAACCCAGAGAACTG GTTACAGCCCACCCCCGAGCTGCCCTTCCCATCGCTCTATACTTAA